A part of Stegostoma tigrinum isolate sSteTig4 chromosome 6, sSteTig4.hap1, whole genome shotgun sequence genomic DNA contains:
- the pomp gene encoding proteasome maturation protein — MYSRGLKSQLKDSVPVGGLASNAGPYGVHDTLRRGFSNVKSELLPSHPLEILESNFQLNQDKMNFSTLRNIQGLHAPLKLQMEYKAVKQVQRLPFLVSSNIALETLQGNDEYIGFEDILNDPTQSEIMGEPHLMMEYKLGLL, encoded by the exons ATG TATTCCAGAGGACTTAAATCTCAGTTGAAGGACAGTGTTCCTGTTGGTGGACTGGCTTCTAATGCAGGACCCTATGGTGTGCATGATACGTTGCGCCGGGG ATTCTCCAACGTTAAGTCTGAACTTCTGCCAAGCCATCCCCTGGAAATTTTGGAAAGCAAT TTTCAGCTCAATCAGGACAAAATGAATTTTTCTACATTGAGAAATATACAAGGACTACATGCTCCACTAAAATTGCAAATGGAATACAAAGCAGTAAAACAG GTGCAGCGTTTGCCTTTCCTCGTAAGCTCAAATATTGCACTTGAAACTCTTCAAGGGAATGATGAATACATTGGTTTTGAAGACATATTGAATG ACCCAACCCAGAGTGAAATTATGGGTGAACCACATCTTATGATGGAGTACAAACTCGGCTTACTGTAA